A DNA window from Oscarella lobularis chromosome 8, ooOscLobu1.1, whole genome shotgun sequence contains the following coding sequences:
- the LOC136190304 gene encoding single-stranded DNA-binding protein 3-like, producing the protein MFHVMKKEKGSSVPSDGQAKEKLALYVYEYLCHIGATKTAQTFLGEIRWEKNIALGDPPGYLMSWWCVFWDLYCAAPERRDANEHSSEAKAFHDYFTSDGAHGPPPPPPPPPPPPSFYHPGAPPGPPPSMPNQQPPPPPPPLPAATAPMAPHPHPSQVQQQYMAASRFRNVPVRHQVQPPPGMGPNPLDPRQVGPRMMMPGQSAVPPGAIPRMPMTHPDPRIPPQGFHPGMRQPPTALGLHPQGMPNPMIHHNNVRLWNQQNSNLMGGGTGTPVTPGGPGPPHHPHMPHPHSMMPAPLSTASPSPRTPLEGPPSVGSPFNQPYPGTQDGPSLPLNVGPEPQYSAPMMNGPHLDGHHNMSLAKDGDIPHTSSSTFPPLGGPYHNDDVLRSGAHSANDEIRKIKETIGEEAKRFEKVNATDGHNDMYPAM; encoded by the exons ATGTTTCACGTTatgaagaaggaaaagggcTCCAGCGTTCCGTCGGACGGCCAAGCGAAGGAGAA ACTCGCTCTATATGTCTACGAATATCTTTGCCACATCGGAGCCACAAAAACCGCACAGACCTTCCTCGGCGAG ATCCGCTGGGAGAAGAACATCGCACTCGGCGATCCTCCGGGCTACCTGATGTCGTGGTGGTG CGTCTTCTGGGATCTCTACTGCGCCGCGCCggaacgacgcgacgctaACGAGCACTCgagcgaagcgaaagcgtttCACGATTAC TTCACGTCCGACGGAGCGCAcggtccgccgccgccgccaccgccgccgccgccgccgccaagcTTTTACCAC CCGGGAGCGCCGCCCGGTCCGCCGCCTTCTATGCCCAATcagcagccgccgccgccgccgccgccgcttccagCCGCCACGGCGCCGATGGCTCCCCATCCGCACCCGTCACAAGTTCAGCAACAA TACATGGCGGCGAGCCGATTTAGAAACGTTCCTGTGCGGCATCAA GTGCAGCCTCCGCCTGGAATGGGTCCCAATCCCTTGGATCCTCGACAAG TTGGTCCTCGCATGATGATGCCGGGTCAGTCGGCTGTTCCTCCTGGTGCCATTCCGAGAATGCCCATGACGCATCCTGATCCAAGAATACCTCCTCAA GGTTTTCATCCAGGGATGAGGCAACCGCCTACGGCGTTAGGCTTGCATCCGCAAGGAATGCCTAATCCAAT GATTCATCATAATAACGTTCGGTTGTGGAATCAGCAAAATTCA AATCTAATGGGAGGTGGCACTGGAACACCTGTTACGCCTGGTGGCCCGGGCCCTCCTCATCATCCTCACA tgcCACATCCTCATTCAATGATGCCTGCACCTCTATCAACTGCTTCTCCATCTCCAAGAACTCCACTCG AAGGACCTCCATCAGTTGGTTCTCCTTTCAATCAA CCCTACCCCGGAACGCAAGACGGACCTTCCCTTCCCCTAAACGTTGGACCCGAACCTCAATATTCCGCACCGATGATGAACG GACCGCATTTAGATGGACATCACAACATGAGTCTAGCAAAGGACGGCGACATTCCTCACACATCCTCCTCGACGTTTCCTCCCTTAGGAGGCCCCTATCACAACGATGACGTA CTACGATCGGGAGCCCACAGCGCCAATgacgaaattcgaaaaatcaaagagacTATaggcgaagaagcgaagcggTTCGAAAAAGTGAACGCAACGGACGGGCATAATGATATGTATCCAGCAATGTAG
- the LOC136190321 gene encoding histidine protein methyltransferase 1 homolog, producing MSEFKFSFFLDDDNAGLGSQQDKREHQSDSQLPKRHLACRIVSNTDKMSPDWNPRILSLSGGDISLRCVNLTAVESRLRESGNQLLLRTSAENSDLIPNFYEGGFKIWECSIDLIEHLLARGIEFGEKRVLDLGCGAGLPGIFALTKGAAEVHFQDYNTDVIHHVTIPNTIVNLPPETILAERCKFYAGDWQQMNVFLNPERLEAMKYDIILTSETIYNPDSYPALIQIFTDHLKLSGSIYVAAKTNYFGVGGSTHLFTEALSKTNSFCTESYQITTEGLSREIIRVRHKTLPS from the exons ATGTCAGAGTTCAAATTTAGTTTTTTCttagacgacgacaatgcaGGTCTAGGCTCCCAGCAAGACAAAAGAGAGCATC AAAGCGACTCGCAGTTACCTAAGCGTCATCTCGCCTGCCGAATAGTGTCTAATACCGACAAAATGAGTCCA GACTGGAATCCTCGCATTCTGTCTTTGTCCGGAGGAGACATATCGCTGCGATGTGTCAATTTGACTGCAGTGGAGAGTCGCCTTCGCGAATCCGGAAACCAATTGCTGCTCAGAACGAGCGCAGAGAACAGCGACCTGATACCAAACTTCTATGAAG GAGGCTTTAAAATTTGGGAGTGTTCTATTGATTTAATTGAACATTTGCTTGCAAGAGGAATTGAATTTGGTGAAAAGAGGGTTCTTGAC CTTGGATGCGGTGCTGGATTACCCGGTATTTTCGCTCTAACAAAAGGTGCAGCTGAAGTTCACTTTCAAGACTAC aatactgacgtcattcatcaCGTCACCATTCCAAATACCATAGTCAATCTTCCACCAGAAACTATACTAGCGGAGCGCTGCAAGTTTTATGCAGGAGACTGGCAGCAAATGAAT GTCTTTCTCAATCCGGAAAGACTTGAGGCGATGAA ATACGATATTATTTTAACCTCGGAGACAATTTACAATCCGGACTCATACCCCGCACTAATTCAAATATTTACAGATCACTTAAAACTTAGCGGAAGCAT CTACGTGGCGGCGAAAACAAACTATTTTGGGGTTGGCGGAAGCACACATCTTTTTACAGAAGCTCTCTCAAAAACAAACTCCTTTTGCACGGAATCGTACCAAATCACCACGGAAGGATTGAGCAGAGAAATTATCCGCGTGCGTCACAAAACGCTTCCAAGCTGA